One window of Electrophorus electricus isolate fEleEle1 chromosome 24, fEleEle1.pri, whole genome shotgun sequence genomic DNA carries:
- the LOC113587083 gene encoding E3 ubiquitin/ISG15 ligase TRIM25-like codes for MADLYDLLLFSAESSLECSTDSPDSPHHLPGFLVFRVPSTRTEREMSATVQPAELLAQELSCAICLQLYQDPVSLPCGHSYCLGCMHSVQRSCAPGSPPCCPECRQPFESPEGLPRNFKLSGIVDGFRAAVSGGGLAAKEETVPCQQCLESTVPAAKTCVRCNTPLCQAHLSRHLEQAQSCAHAMTDPVSEPGVSSCPKHRCEVEYVCTHDHVLLCMECLLEGMHQEHGVQTLEAAKSDLRRVVEVLGKSTSDRLQMAEVLLRSARDRSRTLDNTSELLAARATVVLDNMSTHITAYKERMTALVEDELKAYEKAWQSSVATLSEYQQQLSEAQGVAESLLTSPSSDVLFISYYRALEPQLRQAAGAAVPALPAAQQADTRRLRATLATDDFRSEISNLLQCLLSLTNPLELTFNPDTRHPSLMLSTDHQTVRHRGRAKSSLKERAEGFVTATQVLCQQGFTRGSHVWAVELGSGCTWAAGLCYGTIPRKGERSKLGHNAVSWRLQWKNKNLTACHDSVSTTLTEVSVVPPKRLEVALDYDGGTLAFYSIGVKGSKQHLHTFRATFKEAVYPAFGLYSATEESWITLVNGM; via the exons ATGGCGG ACCTGTATGACCTGTTGCTTTTCTCAGCAGAGTCGTCACTGGAATGTAGCACAGACAGCCCTGACAGTCCTCATCACTTGCCGGGGTTCCTGGTCTTCCGGGTTCCGAGCACTCggacggagagagagatgtcGGCAACGGTGCAACCAGCAGAGCTTCTCGCGCAGGAGCTGAGCTGTGCGATCTGTCTACAGCTGTACCAAGACCCTGTTTCCCTGCCGTGCGGACACAGCTACTGCCTGGGCTGCATGCACTCTGTCCAAAGGTCGTGCGCACCAGGCAGCCCGCCATGCTGTCCCGAGTGCCGGCAGCCGTTCGAGAGTCCCGAGGGGTTGCCCAGAAACTTCAAGCTCAGCGGGATCGTCGACGGCTTCCGCGCGGCCGTGTCGGGCGGCGGTTTAGCAGCCAAGGAGGAGACTGTGCCCTGCCAGCAGTGTCTGGAGAGCACAGTCCCTGCCGCGAAGACCTGCGTGCGCTGCAACACTCCGCTGTGCCAGGCGCACCTGAGCCGGCACCTGGAGCAGGCCCAATCCTGCGCGCACGCCATGACGGACCCCGTGTCCGAACCCGGCGTGAGCAGCTGTCCCAAACACAGGTGCGAGGTGGAGTACGTGTGCACGCACGACCACGTCCTCCTCTGCATGGAGTGCTTGCTGGAAGGGATGCACCAGGAGCACGGCGTCCAGACGCTGGAAGCAGCCAAGAGCGACCTGAGGcgggtggtggaggtgctggggaAGAGCACCTCCGACCGGCTGCAGATGGCGGAGGTCCTGCTCCGGAGCGCTCGGGACAGGAGCAGGACCTTGGACAACACCTCGGAGCTGCTCGCAGCCAGGGCAACAGTCGTTCTAGAcaacatgagcacacacataaCGGCCTACAAG GAGCGTATGACAGCCCTGGTGGAAGATGAGCTGAAGGCGTACGAGAAGGCGTGGCAAAGTAGCGTGGCCACCCTGAGTGAGTACCAGCAGCAGCTGAGTGAGGCGCAGGGCGTTGCCGAGAGCCTCCTCACCTCGCCGTCCTCAGATGTTCTCTTCATCTCCTACTACCGGGCCCTGGAGCCGCAGCTACGTCAGGCGGCCGGCGCGGCGGTGCCGGCGCTCCCCGCGGCTCAGCAAGCCGACACCAGACGCCTGCGAGCCACTCTGGCGACAGACGACTTCCGCTCTGAGATCAGCAACCTGCTCCAGTGCCTCCTGAGCCTGACCAATCCGCTGGAGTTGACCTTCAACCCTGACACGCGTCACCCGAGCCTCATGCTCTCCACCGACCACCAGACGGTGAGGCACAGGGGCAGGGCCAAGTCCAGCCTGAAGGAGCGCGCAGAGGGTTTCGTCACTGCCACGCAGGTCCTGTGTCAGCAGGGCTTCACGCGCGGGAGCCACGTCTGGGCCGTGGAGCTGGGCTCTGGGTGCACGTGGGCAGCGGGACTCTGCTACGGGACCATCCCGCGCAAAGGGGAGCGCAGTAAGCTGGGTCACAACGCTGTCTCCTGGAGGCTGCAGTGGAAAAATAAGAACCTGACAGCATGCCACGACTCGGTGAGCACCACGCTGACTGAGGTGTCTGTGGTACCGCCCAAGAGGCTGGAGGTGGCGCTGGACTATGACGGCGGCACACTGGCCTTCTACAGCATCGGTGTCAAAGGGAGTAAACAGCATCTCCACACGTTCAGAGCCACATTCAAGGAAGCAGTTTACCCCGCCTTTGGACTGTACTCTGCAACCGAAGAGTCCTGGATCACACTGGTCAATGGCATGTGA
- the LOC113587090 gene encoding PTB domain-containing engulfment adapter protein 1-like isoform X2 — protein sequence MSDAGSDSEISFSVKFFGRLVVVRPDGMQILMEASAALQTPSSEVSDKVKKKKAKVHLSLSRSGIDILEYKTKFMLYSCPLSTVSFCAVHQMQPKLFGFIAKHPATDLYHCYVFQSQKFSHLLVSVVGDAFQASGQKQQVRAGRDLVVEALRHKNNILQRENNDLKRRLQKKDGVHIHENSGDDEYIEQSTSQDAVRFKSVGN from the exons ATGAGCGATGCAGGGAGCGATAGTGAGATTTCCTTCTCTGTGAAA TTCTTCGGCCGTCTTGTGGTGGTCCGTCCAGACGGTATGCAGATTCTAATGGAGGCGTCTGCGGCTTTGCAG ACTCCCAGCAGTGAGGTGAGTGACaaagtgaagaagaagaaagctaAAGTGCACCTGTCCCTCTCCAGAAGTGGCATCGACATCCTGGAGTATAAAACAAAG ttcatgCTATACTCCTGCCCTCTATCCACTGTGTCTTTCTGTGCGGTGCACCAGATGCAGCCTAAACTCTTTGGCTTCATAGCCAAGCACCCAGCGACCGACCTCTACCACTGCTACGTCTTCCAGAGCCAAAAGTTT TCTCACTTGCTGGTGTCCGTGGTGGGTGACGCCTTCCAGGCCTCCGGGCAGAAGCAGCAGGTGAGAGCAGGTCGGGATCTGGTGGTGGAAGCCCTCAGACACAAG AATAACATCCTGCAAAGAGAGAATAATGATCTGAAGAGAAGACTGCAGAAGAAAGATGGg GTTCACATTCATGAAAATTCAGGTGATGACGAGTACATTGAGCAATCCACATCacaag ATGCAGTGAGATTCAAGTCAGTGGGTAACTGA
- the LOC113587090 gene encoding PTB domain-containing engulfment adapter protein 1-like isoform X1: MSDAGSDSEISFSVKFFGRLVVVRPDGMQILMEASAALQTPSSEVSDKVKKKKAKVHLSLSRSGIDILEYKTKVYFDSLLVWQFMLYSCPLSTVSFCAVHQMQPKLFGFIAKHPATDLYHCYVFQSQKFSHLLVSVVGDAFQASGQKQQVRAGRDLVVEALRHKNNILQRENNDLKRRLQKKDGVHIHENSGDDEYIEQSTSQDAVRFKSVGN, from the exons ATGAGCGATGCAGGGAGCGATAGTGAGATTTCCTTCTCTGTGAAA TTCTTCGGCCGTCTTGTGGTGGTCCGTCCAGACGGTATGCAGATTCTAATGGAGGCGTCTGCGGCTTTGCAG ACTCCCAGCAGTGAGGTGAGTGACaaagtgaagaagaagaaagctaAAGTGCACCTGTCCCTCTCCAGAAGTGGCATCGACATCCTGGAGTATAAAACAAAGGTGTACTTTGACTCACTGCTAGTATGGCAG ttcatgCTATACTCCTGCCCTCTATCCACTGTGTCTTTCTGTGCGGTGCACCAGATGCAGCCTAAACTCTTTGGCTTCATAGCCAAGCACCCAGCGACCGACCTCTACCACTGCTACGTCTTCCAGAGCCAAAAGTTT TCTCACTTGCTGGTGTCCGTGGTGGGTGACGCCTTCCAGGCCTCCGGGCAGAAGCAGCAGGTGAGAGCAGGTCGGGATCTGGTGGTGGAAGCCCTCAGACACAAG AATAACATCCTGCAAAGAGAGAATAATGATCTGAAGAGAAGACTGCAGAAGAAAGATGGg GTTCACATTCATGAAAATTCAGGTGATGACGAGTACATTGAGCAATCCACATCacaag ATGCAGTGAGATTCAAGTCAGTGGGTAACTGA
- the tmem106c gene encoding transmembrane protein 106C: MGTVRSRSHEDSSLDGLDRQDDIATFPYVEFTGRDSVTCPTCQGTGRIPSGQVNELVALIPYNDQRLQPQRTKLYVGLSVIMCLLVSSLVAFFLFPRPVLVEDGGVQSVIVLFDHERSRVLINMTSSLIFHNGNFFTMLVDSVSGQVLYMKTIIGTQQLDGVLSIQPLSQRQMNFTVSMEIGGSLSYVYAFCTMASIKVHNIVVFMQTSVKTSYMVRSAQYTLEAYRYIDCGANSTLHHPSSILLPWQG; this comes from the exons ATGGGCACGGTCCGGTCCCGCAGCCACGAGGACAGCTCCCTGGACGGCCTGGACAGACAGGACGACATCGCCACGTTCCCGTATGTAGAGTTCACGGGCCGGGACAGTGTGACGTGTCCCACGTGCCAAGGGACCGGCCGCATCCCGTCCG GTCAGGTGAACGAGCTGGTGGCGCTGATCCCCTATAACGACCAGAGACTCCAGCCACAGAGGAC GAAGCTGTATGTGGGGCTGTCGGTGATCATGTGTCTGCTGGTGTCTTCCCTTGTGGCCTTCTTCTTGTTTCCGCGACCTGTGCTGGTGGAGGATGGAGGCGTCCAGTCCGTCATCGTCCTCTTCGACCACGAGAGAAGCAGAGTCCTCATCAACATGact AGCTCTCTGATCTTCCACAACGGGAACTTCTTCACCATGTTGGTGGACAGCGTGAGTGGTCAGGTGCTCTACATGAAGACCATCATCGGCACCCAGCAGCTGGACGGCGTGCTCAGCATCCAGCCCCTCAGCCAGAGACAG atgAACTTTACAGTCAGCATGGAAATTGGTGGCAGCCTGTCCTATGTGTA TGCGTTTTGCACCATGGCAAGCATCAAAGTCCACAACATCGTTGTGTTTATGCA GACCTCAGTGAAAACATCCTACATGGTGCGGAGTGCTCAGTACACACTGGAGGCTTATCGCTACATCGACTGTGGTGCAAACTCCACCTTACATCACCCCTCAAGCATCTTACTACCCTGGCAGGGGTGA
- the twist3 gene encoding twist3 isoform X2: MREEQSYSDFPEGRALPSDERTERHPNKCPVVITPQGSGGRKRVTSPKKEGGGHPPHEGKTSPEGASSLTPSGPKRPKKSSPSSSSCSTLVPVSAAIPALPGQPFEDVHSQRVIANVRERQRTQSLNDAFASLRKIIPTLPSDKLSKIQILKLASRYIDFLYQVLQSDEMDAKLASCNYLAHERLSYAFSVWRMEGAWSMSATH, from the coding sequence atgagagaagagcagagctACAGCGACTTCCCAGAGGGCCGTGCGCTCCCCAGCGACGAGAGGACAGAACGGCACCCCAACAAGTGCCCCGTTGTCATCACCCCTCAAGGGTCTGGGGGGCGAAAACGAGTGACCAGCCCCAAGAAGGAGGGCGGCGGGCATCCGCCCCATGAGGGCAAAACCTCCCCTGAGGGAGCCTCCAGCCTGACCCCATCTGGTCCCAAGCGTCCCAAAAAGAGCTCTCCCTCGTCCTCGTCCTGCTCGACGCTGGTGCCGGTGTCGGCGGCCATACCTGCCCTTCCCGGGCAGCCGTTCGAGGACGTGCACTCGCAGAGGGTCATCGCCAACGTACGGGAGAGACAGCGCACGCAGTCGCTCAACGACGCCTTCGCCTCACTACGAAAGATAATCCCCACGCTGCCGTCGGACAAACTCAGCAAGATCCAGATCCTGAAACTGGCCTCGCGCTACATCGACTTCCTGTACCAGGTGCTGCAGAGCGACGAGATGGACGCCAAGCTGGCCAGCTGCAACTACCTGGCCCACGAGAGGCTCAGCTACGCCTTCTCTGTCTGGAGGATGGAGGGAGCCTGGTCCATGTCTGCCACCCACTAA
- the LOC113587090 gene encoding PTB domain-containing engulfment adapter protein 1-like isoform X3 — MSDAGSDSEISFSVKFFGRLVVVRPDGMQILMEASAALQTPSSEVSDKVKKKKAKVHLSLSRSGIDILEYKTKVYFDSLLVWQFMLYSCPLSTVSFCAVHQMQPKLFGFIAKHPATDLYHCYVFQSQKFSHLLVSVVGDAFQASGQKQQNNILQRENNDLKRRLQKKDGVHIHENSGDDEYIEQSTSQDAVRFKSVGN, encoded by the exons ATGAGCGATGCAGGGAGCGATAGTGAGATTTCCTTCTCTGTGAAA TTCTTCGGCCGTCTTGTGGTGGTCCGTCCAGACGGTATGCAGATTCTAATGGAGGCGTCTGCGGCTTTGCAG ACTCCCAGCAGTGAGGTGAGTGACaaagtgaagaagaagaaagctaAAGTGCACCTGTCCCTCTCCAGAAGTGGCATCGACATCCTGGAGTATAAAACAAAGGTGTACTTTGACTCACTGCTAGTATGGCAG ttcatgCTATACTCCTGCCCTCTATCCACTGTGTCTTTCTGTGCGGTGCACCAGATGCAGCCTAAACTCTTTGGCTTCATAGCCAAGCACCCAGCGACCGACCTCTACCACTGCTACGTCTTCCAGAGCCAAAAGTTT TCTCACTTGCTGGTGTCCGTGGTGGGTGACGCCTTCCAGGCCTCCGGGCAGAAGCAGCAG AATAACATCCTGCAAAGAGAGAATAATGATCTGAAGAGAAGACTGCAGAAGAAAGATGGg GTTCACATTCATGAAAATTCAGGTGATGACGAGTACATTGAGCAATCCACATCacaag ATGCAGTGAGATTCAAGTCAGTGGGTAACTGA
- the twist3 gene encoding twist3 isoform X1, with the protein MVTSGCKIFHRPKDILERERELEGESARERRRGRKRERESLCIPNCCICVCSIDYRKRETQTLEEQGARNATAMREEQSYSDFPEGRALPSDERTERHPNKCPVVITPQGSGGRKRVTSPKKEGGGHPPHEGKTSPEGASSLTPSGPKRPKKSSPSSSSCSTLVPVSAAIPALPGQPFEDVHSQRVIANVRERQRTQSLNDAFASLRKIIPTLPSDKLSKIQILKLASRYIDFLYQVLQSDEMDAKLASCNYLAHERLSYAFSVWRMEGAWSMSATH; encoded by the exons ATGGTAACTTCAGGCTGCAAAATCTTCCATAGGCCAAAGGATatactggagagagagagagaattagagggAGAAAGTGCacgagagagaaggagagggagaaagagagagagagagagtttgtgtatTCCGAACTGCTGCATATGTGTCTGTAGCATTGATTACAGGAAG AGGGAGACCCAGACGTTGGAGGAACAAGGAGCCAGAAACGCAACTGCtatgagagaagagcagagctACAGCGACTTCCCAGAGGGCCGTGCGCTCCCCAGCGACGAGAGGACAGAACGGCACCCCAACAAGTGCCCCGTTGTCATCACCCCTCAAGGGTCTGGGGGGCGAAAACGAGTGACCAGCCCCAAGAAGGAGGGCGGCGGGCATCCGCCCCATGAGGGCAAAACCTCCCCTGAGGGAGCCTCCAGCCTGACCCCATCTGGTCCCAAGCGTCCCAAAAAGAGCTCTCCCTCGTCCTCGTCCTGCTCGACGCTGGTGCCGGTGTCGGCGGCCATACCTGCCCTTCCCGGGCAGCCGTTCGAGGACGTGCACTCGCAGAGGGTCATCGCCAACGTACGGGAGAGACAGCGCACGCAGTCGCTCAACGACGCCTTCGCCTCACTACGAAAGATAATCCCCACGCTGCCGTCGGACAAACTCAGCAAGATCCAGATCCTGAAACTGGCCTCGCGCTACATCGACTTCCTGTACCAGGTGCTGCAGAGCGACGAGATGGACGCCAAGCTGGCCAGCTGCAACTACCTGGCCCACGAGAGGCTCAGCTACGCCTTCTCTGTCTGGAGGATGGAGGGAGCCTGGTCCATGTCTGCCACCCACTAA